A single region of the Streptomyces diastaticus subsp. diastaticus genome encodes:
- a CDS encoding acyl-CoA dehydrogenase → MGHYKSNLRDIEFNLFEVLGRDKQYGTGPFAEMDVDTAKSILEEVARLAENDLADSFADADRNPPVFDPETNTAPVPESFKKSYKAFMESEYWRLGLPEEIGGTTAPRSLIWAHAELILGANPAIWMYSSGPAFAGILFEEGNEVQKKAAEIAVERQWGSTMVLTEPDAGSDVGAGRTKAVEQADGSWHIEGVKRFITSGEHDMSENILHYVLARPEGAGPGTKGLSLFLVPKYEFDWETGELGERNGVYATNVEHKMGLKASNTCEMTFGDKHPAKGWLIGDRHDGIRQMFRIIEFARMMVGTKAIATLSTGYLNALEYAKERVQGPDLAQFMDKTAPKVTITHHPDVRRSLMTQKAYAEGMRTLVLYTAAVQDTIQVKEAGGEDATADHALNDLLLPIVKGYGSEKSYEQLAQSLQTFGGSGYLQEYPIEQYIRDAKIDTLYEGTTAIQGQDFFFRKIVRNQGAALNTLAGEIKGFLAEADGGEALAGAREQLAKAAVELEALVGVMLTDLAGTEKDVKSIYKVGLNTTRLLQASGDVVVGYLLVKSAAVAAAALETASAKDKAFYEGKIAAAKFFAANVLPGVAQARALAEAVDLDVMELDEASF, encoded by the coding sequence ATGGGCCACTACAAGTCGAACCTCCGCGACATCGAGTTCAACCTCTTCGAGGTGCTCGGTCGCGACAAGCAGTACGGCACGGGCCCGTTCGCGGAGATGGACGTCGACACCGCCAAGAGCATCCTGGAGGAGGTCGCCCGCCTCGCGGAGAACGACCTGGCCGACTCCTTCGCGGACGCGGACCGCAACCCGCCGGTCTTCGACCCCGAGACGAACACCGCCCCGGTCCCCGAGTCCTTCAAGAAGTCCTACAAGGCCTTCATGGAGTCGGAGTACTGGCGCCTGGGCCTGCCCGAGGAGATCGGCGGCACCACCGCGCCCCGCTCCCTGATCTGGGCCCACGCCGAGCTGATCCTCGGTGCCAACCCCGCCATCTGGATGTACTCCTCCGGCCCGGCCTTCGCCGGCATCCTCTTCGAGGAGGGCAACGAGGTCCAGAAGAAGGCCGCCGAGATCGCCGTCGAGCGCCAGTGGGGCTCCACGATGGTCCTGACCGAGCCGGACGCCGGTTCGGACGTCGGCGCCGGCCGCACCAAGGCCGTCGAGCAGGCGGACGGCAGCTGGCACATCGAGGGTGTCAAGCGCTTCATCACCTCGGGTGAGCACGACATGTCGGAGAACATCCTCCACTACGTCCTCGCCCGCCCCGAGGGCGCCGGCCCCGGCACCAAGGGCCTCTCGCTCTTCCTCGTCCCGAAGTACGAGTTCGACTGGGAGACCGGCGAGCTGGGCGAGCGCAACGGCGTCTACGCCACCAACGTCGAGCACAAGATGGGCCTCAAGGCCTCCAACACGTGCGAGATGACCTTCGGCGACAAGCACCCCGCCAAGGGCTGGCTCATCGGCGACAGGCACGACGGCATCCGCCAGATGTTCCGCATCATCGAGTTCGCCCGCATGATGGTCGGCACGAAGGCCATCGCCACCCTCTCCACCGGCTACCTCAACGCCCTGGAGTACGCCAAGGAGCGCGTGCAGGGTCCCGACCTCGCGCAGTTCATGGACAAGACCGCGCCCAAGGTCACCATCACCCACCACCCCGACGTGCGCCGCTCGCTCATGACGCAGAAGGCGTACGCCGAGGGCATGCGCACCCTGGTGCTCTACACCGCCGCCGTGCAGGACACCATCCAGGTCAAGGAGGCGGGCGGCGAGGACGCCACGGCCGACCACGCCCTGAACGACCTGCTCCTGCCCATCGTCAAGGGCTACGGCTCGGAGAAGTCGTACGAGCAGCTCGCGCAGTCGCTCCAGACCTTCGGCGGCTCCGGGTACCTCCAGGAGTACCCGATCGAGCAGTACATCCGGGACGCCAAGATCGACACCCTCTACGAGGGCACCACCGCGATCCAGGGCCAGGACTTCTTCTTCCGGAAGATCGTCCGCAACCAGGGCGCCGCCCTGAACACCCTCGCCGGTGAGATCAAGGGCTTCCTCGCCGAGGCCGACGGCGGCGAGGCCCTCGCCGGTGCCCGCGAGCAGCTCGCCAAGGCCGCCGTGGAGCTGGAGGCACTGGTCGGCGTCATGCTGACCGACCTCGCCGGCACCGAGAAGGACGTCAAGTCCATCTACAAGGTCGGCCTCAACACCACGCGCCTGCTCCAGGCCTCCGGTGACGTCGTCGTCGGCTACCTGCTGGTCAAGTCGGCCGCCGTCGCCGCCGCCGCGCTGGAGACCGCCTCCGCCAAGGACAAGGCGTTCTACGAGGGCAAGATCGCGGCCGCGAAGTTCTTCGCCGCCAACGTCCTGCCCGGTGTCGCCCAGGCCCGCGCCCTCGCCGAGGCCGTCGACCTGGACGTCATGGAGCTGGACGAGGCGTCCTTCTGA
- a CDS encoding SseB family protein, giving the protein MYGYDQNAGGQQHYAPPQAGGYGDPQQAGGIGGYGQPQQPLYPEPSPPSLAEAVRAFTTGAMGAEDFQQIFATSKVYCPRGDNPGFLALHNTQQPVIPMFTSLKELRRYAGKDSKHFVITGAEVIDLLPTGYGFVLDMEGEHRMVFDAKAVEEMVDFAMRRMYG; this is encoded by the coding sequence ATGTACGGCTACGACCAGAACGCGGGCGGACAGCAGCACTACGCTCCGCCCCAGGCGGGCGGCTACGGCGACCCGCAGCAGGCCGGCGGGATCGGCGGGTACGGGCAGCCGCAGCAGCCGCTCTACCCGGAGCCGTCGCCGCCCTCCCTGGCCGAGGCCGTGCGCGCTTTCACCACCGGGGCGATGGGCGCGGAGGACTTCCAGCAGATCTTCGCCACCTCGAAGGTGTACTGCCCCCGGGGTGACAATCCCGGGTTCCTCGCGCTCCACAACACCCAGCAGCCGGTCATCCCCATGTTCACCTCCTTGAAGGAACTTCGCAGGTACGCCGGAAAGGACTCCAAGCACTTCGTGATCACCGGGGCCGAGGTGATCGATCTGCTGCCGACGGGATACGGGTTCGTTCTCGACATGGAGGGTGAGCACCGCATGGTGTTCGACGCCAAGGCTGTCGAGGAGATGGTGGACTTCGCGATGCGGCGGATGTACGGGTAG
- a CDS encoding pirin family protein encodes MPAVTVENPLTLPRVVADADAVQRPVLAVTTAPNGFEGEGFPVRRAFAGINYKHLDPFIMMDQMGEVEYAAGEPKGTPWHPHRGFETVTYIIDGTFIHQDSNGGGGTITNGDTQWMTAGSGLLHIETPPESLVMSGGLFHGLQLWVNLPAKDKMKDPRYQDIRGGQVRLLTTADGGALLRVIAGDFDGHEGPGITHTPITMIHASVRPGAEVTLPWREEYNGLAYVLAGRGTVGTDHRPVHTGQTAVFGAGSALTLRADESQDAHTPDLEVVLLGGKPLREPMAHYGPFVMNTRAELQQAFEDFQAGRLGTVPAVHGM; translated from the coding sequence ATGCCCGCTGTGACTGTTGAGAATCCGCTGACCCTGCCCCGAGTGGTCGCCGACGCCGATGCCGTGCAGCGGCCGGTGCTGGCGGTGACGACCGCGCCGAACGGTTTCGAGGGGGAGGGGTTCCCGGTGCGCCGCGCGTTCGCCGGGATCAACTACAAGCACCTGGACCCGTTCATCATGATGGACCAGATGGGTGAGGTGGAATATGCCGCCGGCGAGCCGAAGGGGACTCCCTGGCATCCGCACCGGGGCTTCGAGACGGTCACGTACATCATCGACGGGACCTTCATCCACCAGGACTCCAACGGAGGTGGCGGCACCATCACCAACGGCGACACCCAGTGGATGACCGCCGGGTCGGGGCTGCTGCACATCGAGACGCCGCCGGAGTCGCTCGTCATGTCGGGCGGCCTCTTCCACGGGCTCCAGCTCTGGGTCAACCTGCCCGCCAAGGACAAGATGAAGGACCCGCGCTACCAGGACATCCGAGGCGGCCAGGTCAGGCTTTTGACCACCGCTGACGGCGGCGCGCTGCTGCGCGTCATCGCGGGCGACTTCGACGGACACGAGGGGCCGGGCATCACCCACACCCCGATCACCATGATCCACGCCTCGGTCCGCCCCGGCGCCGAGGTGACCCTGCCCTGGCGCGAGGAGTACAACGGTCTCGCCTACGTCCTCGCCGGGCGCGGCACCGTCGGCACCGACCACCGCCCGGTCCACACCGGACAGACGGCGGTCTTCGGGGCCGGCTCGGCGCTGACCCTGCGGGCCGACGAGAGCCAGGACGCGCACACCCCCGACCTGGAGGTCGTCCTCCTCGGCGGCAAGCCGCTGCGCGAGCCGATGGCGCACTACGGTCCGTTCGTCATGAACACCCGCGCCGAACTCCAGCAGGCCTTCGAGGACTTCCAGGCCGGCCGCCTCGGCACCGTCCCCGCGGTCCACGGCATGTGA
- a CDS encoding AI-2E family transporter, with translation MSERRGGEGGAGVLPEAAVRVAGWCVVVLLVTGVAWVTVWLCVLFKAAVIPVLLALLGTALLTPLHRRLLAMRVQRSLAAGLTCAAVLVVVGGATYIVVVALVDSGDQIVASAKQAAQDVAGFFGAAGTTLDDLASNARGLFGQFGGTAASGVISGLSVVAQGAAMAVLAVLLVFFFVRDGDRVAVSLRTMAPGPVGEMTEAIGRRAYRAVEGFMRGTTLIALIDGVLTTVGLLILGVPGAAGLGALVFIGAYIPYLGAFVSGVLAVLVALADRGFAIALWTLLVIFLVQVLEANVLQPVIQSRTVQMHPAVVLVAITAGATVGGIIGVLLAVPATAAAFGIVAELRERYAGGGGATAAPAGPPGEPAP, from the coding sequence ATGAGTGAGCGTCGTGGTGGTGAGGGCGGGGCGGGGGTGCTGCCGGAGGCGGCGGTGCGGGTCGCGGGCTGGTGCGTGGTGGTGCTGCTGGTGACCGGGGTGGCGTGGGTGACGGTGTGGCTGTGCGTGTTGTTCAAGGCGGCCGTCATCCCGGTGCTGCTGGCGCTGCTGGGGACGGCGCTGCTGACCCCGTTGCACCGGCGGCTGCTGGCGATGCGGGTGCAGCGGTCGCTGGCGGCGGGGCTGACCTGTGCGGCGGTGCTGGTGGTGGTGGGCGGGGCGACGTACATCGTGGTGGTGGCGCTGGTCGACTCGGGAGACCAGATCGTCGCGTCGGCGAAGCAGGCGGCGCAGGACGTCGCCGGGTTCTTCGGCGCCGCCGGGACCACGCTGGACGATCTGGCGTCGAACGCGCGAGGGCTGTTCGGGCAGTTCGGCGGGACGGCGGCGTCCGGGGTGATCAGCGGACTCAGTGTGGTGGCGCAGGGCGCTGCCATGGCGGTGCTGGCGGTGCTGCTCGTCTTCTTCTTCGTCCGGGACGGCGACCGGGTCGCGGTGTCGCTGCGCACGATGGCGCCCGGGCCGGTGGGGGAGATGACGGAGGCGATCGGGCGGCGGGCCTACCGGGCCGTCGAGGGGTTCATGCGGGGGACCACCCTGATCGCCCTCATCGACGGGGTCCTCACCACGGTCGGTCTGCTCATCCTCGGGGTGCCGGGCGCGGCCGGGCTGGGGGCGCTGGTCTTCATCGGCGCGTACATCCCCTACCTGGGAGCGTTCGTCTCGGGGGTGCTGGCGGTGCTGGTGGCCCTCGCCGACCGGGGGTTCGCGATCGCGCTCTGGACGCTGCTGGTGATCTTTCTGGTGCAGGTGCTGGAGGCCAACGTGCTCCAGCCGGTGATCCAGAGCCGGACCGTGCAGATGCACCCGGCGGTGGTGCTGGTGGCGATCACGGCCGGTGCGACGGTCGGCGGGATCATCGGTGTGCTGCTCGCGGTGCCGGCCACCGCCGCCGCCTTCGGCATCGTGGCGGAGCTGCGTGAGCGGTACGCGGGCGGGGGCGGCGCCACGGCGGCGCCCGCCGGACCGCCCGGCGAGCCCGCGCCGTAG
- a CDS encoding SpoIIE family protein phosphatase — translation MRTEDSLPDVRDVLAAVATGLWRWDNARGVVTIDAEAARLLGLPEEAAVLPETVVRARFHPVDWNEINGVVSLALTENTLAEVRLRVMDGDGRVLRTVRSRSKPERIGPERRDVLLTGTLQEVSEPPAGSRAAVTGDWRRSREAFLLDAGRALAEARSTDEVLRVAAGLSMPGFSPDGLAVFGVEGDKLTVVGHHGQSSGDEEPFLDMDLETSYPAADVIRTGLAVYLSSPGEYREHYPLTWPLASRFDRQSWAFLPLVAGGRTIGAWMAAFTYRVYFTPDERSVLTTVARMLAQALSRAGDAESARELTDGLQRTMLPTLGPSIPGMSVAARYVPTGGGLQVGGDWYDMIPLPSAAHGEETGGGHRYAFVIGDVQGHDVRAAGLMGQLRIALRAYAAEGHRPDAVLARATRFLSGIMSSRTYGSSGGRGKGEDGALPVDEYAEWRFATCLYIEADPATGVLEVARAGHPDPVIRLPDGTVLLRPTTGGLPLGIDPDADYPITRIVLEPGETIMLCTDGLIETGGHDFATGFDRIRAIMERPGPPASDEAEQGRDAGTPDRDLLSGDGLEDLADRLVQAVHGPSSYHRPGPLVDRRDDDIAVLLMHRDLHATGGPVTAGRRTVVSIRQDEGRRISEARQQLRAVMHDWADEEQVDSAVLLLSELLTNVLVHTEGDGLLTAELLGPPDGSRCLRVEVSDPSDALPHKRAPGELASSGRGLVLLDLLADAWGVDPQGTGKCIWFEMAEHEPGSDGSAEDEVPELDEAALDRLAEAAENL, via the coding sequence ATGCGCACCGAGGATTCCCTCCCGGACGTGAGGGACGTCCTGGCCGCTGTGGCCACGGGCCTGTGGCGCTGGGACAACGCGAGAGGCGTCGTCACCATCGACGCGGAGGCCGCCCGCCTGCTCGGCCTGCCCGAAGAGGCCGCGGTCCTCCCCGAAACGGTCGTGCGCGCCCGCTTCCACCCCGTCGACTGGAACGAGATCAACGGCGTCGTCTCCCTCGCCCTGACCGAGAACACCCTCGCCGAGGTCCGGCTGCGCGTCATGGACGGCGACGGCCGCGTCCTGCGGACCGTACGCAGCCGCTCCAAGCCGGAGCGGATCGGCCCCGAGCGCCGGGACGTGCTGCTCACCGGGACCCTCCAGGAGGTCAGCGAGCCCCCGGCGGGCTCCCGGGCCGCCGTCACCGGCGACTGGCGCCGCTCCCGCGAGGCGTTCCTGCTGGACGCGGGCCGCGCGCTGGCGGAGGCCCGCTCCACCGACGAGGTGCTGCGGGTCGCCGCGGGCCTGTCCATGCCGGGCTTCTCCCCGGACGGCCTCGCCGTCTTCGGCGTCGAGGGCGACAAGCTCACCGTGGTCGGCCACCACGGGCAGAGCTCCGGCGACGAGGAGCCCTTCCTCGACATGGACCTGGAGACCTCGTACCCGGCCGCCGACGTGATCCGCACCGGCCTCGCCGTCTACCTCTCCTCCCCGGGGGAGTACCGCGAGCACTACCCCCTGACCTGGCCCCTGGCCAGCCGCTTCGACCGGCAGTCCTGGGCGTTCCTGCCCCTGGTGGCGGGCGGCCGCACCATCGGCGCCTGGATGGCCGCCTTCACGTACCGGGTCTACTTCACCCCCGACGAGCGCTCCGTCCTCACCACCGTCGCCCGGATGCTCGCCCAGGCCCTCTCCCGCGCGGGAGACGCCGAATCGGCCCGCGAGCTGACCGACGGGCTCCAGCGCACCATGCTGCCGACGCTCGGCCCCTCCATCCCGGGCATGAGCGTCGCCGCCCGCTACGTCCCGACCGGCGGCGGCCTCCAGGTCGGCGGCGACTGGTACGACATGATCCCGCTGCCCAGCGCCGCCCACGGCGAGGAGACCGGCGGCGGCCACCGGTACGCCTTCGTCATCGGCGACGTCCAGGGCCACGACGTCCGCGCGGCGGGCCTGATGGGCCAGCTCCGCATCGCCCTGCGCGCCTACGCCGCCGAGGGCCACCGTCCCGACGCCGTCCTCGCCCGCGCCACCCGGTTCCTCTCCGGGATCATGAGCTCGCGGACGTACGGCTCGTCCGGCGGCCGCGGCAAGGGGGAGGACGGCGCCCTGCCCGTCGACGAGTACGCCGAGTGGCGCTTCGCCACCTGCCTGTACATCGAGGCCGACCCGGCGACCGGCGTCCTGGAGGTGGCCCGGGCCGGCCACCCGGACCCGGTCATCCGGCTGCCCGACGGCACCGTGCTGCTGCGCCCCACCACGGGCGGGCTGCCGCTGGGCATCGACCCGGACGCCGACTACCCCATCACCCGGATCGTCCTCGAACCGGGTGAAACGATCATGCTGTGCACCGACGGCCTGATCGAGACGGGCGGCCACGACTTCGCCACCGGCTTCGACCGGATCCGCGCGATCATGGAACGCCCCGGTCCCCCGGCCTCCGACGAGGCGGAGCAGGGCCGGGACGCGGGCACCCCCGACCGCGACCTGCTCAGCGGCGACGGCCTGGAGGACCTCGCCGACCGGCTCGTCCAGGCGGTCCACGGCCCCTCCTCGTACCACCGCCCCGGGCCGCTGGTGGACCGGCGCGACGACGACATCGCGGTGCTCCTGATGCACCGCGACCTGCACGCCACCGGCGGCCCCGTCACCGCCGGACGGCGGACCGTGGTGAGCATCCGGCAGGACGAGGGCCGGCGGATCTCCGAGGCCCGCCAGCAACTGCGGGCCGTCATGCACGACTGGGCCGACGAGGAACAGGTCGACTCGGCGGTCCTGCTCCTCTCCGAACTGCTCACCAACGTCCTCGTCCACACGGAGGGCGACGGGCTGCTCACCGCCGAACTCCTCGGGCCGCCCGACGGCTCGCGCTGCCTGCGCGTCGAGGTCTCCGACCCCAGCGACGCGCTCCCGCACAAGCGGGCCCCGGGGGAGCTGGCCTCGTCGGGCCGCGGGCTGGTCCTGCTCGATCTGCTCGCCGACGCCTGGGGCGTCGACCCGCAGGGCACCGGGAAGTGCATCTGGTTCGAGATGGCCGAGCACGAACCCGGCTCCGACGGCAGCGCCGAGGACGAGGTGCCGGAACTCGACGAGGCCGCCCTCGACCGGCTGGCCGAGGCCGCCGAGAACCTCTGA
- the aspS gene encoding aspartate--tRNA ligase translates to MHRYRSHTCGELRASDVGSDVRLSGWLHNRRDLGGILFIDLRDHYGITQLVARPGTPAAETLDKLSKETVVRVDGRVVSRGAENVNPELPTGEVEIEVSEVEVLGEAGPLPFTINAEDGVNEERRLEYRFLDLRRERMHRNIMLRTAVISAIRHKMTALGFNEMATPILAATSPEGARDFVVPSRLNPGKFYALPQAPQQFKQLLMISGFDRYFQIAPCFRDEDARADRSPGEFYQLDVEMSFVEQEDVFRPIEKLMTDLFTEFGGGREVTSPFPRIPFRESMLKYGNDKPDLRAQLELVDITDVFADSGFKAFAGKHVRALPVPDTAGQSRKFFDGLGDYAVEQGAKGLAWVRVGDDGALSGPIAKFLTEDDVAVLTERLGLKPGHAVFFGAGEFDEVSKIMSAVRVEAAKRSGHFEENVFRFCWIVDFPMYEKDEETGRIEFSHNPFSMPQGGMEDLEEKDPLDILAWQYDIVCNGIELSSGAIRNHEPEVMLKAFEIAGYERETVEREFAGMLRAFRLGAPPHGGIAPGVDRIVMLLADEPNIRETIAFPLNGNAQDLMMGAPTELEESRLRELNIQLRKPVADKAKDKDK, encoded by the coding sequence ATGCACCGGTACAGGTCCCACACCTGCGGCGAGCTCCGCGCCTCTGACGTCGGCTCCGACGTCCGGCTGAGCGGCTGGCTGCACAATCGCCGAGACCTGGGCGGCATCCTCTTCATCGATCTGCGCGACCACTACGGCATCACGCAGCTCGTCGCCCGCCCGGGCACCCCCGCCGCCGAGACCCTGGACAAGCTCTCCAAGGAGACCGTGGTCCGGGTCGACGGCCGGGTCGTCTCGCGCGGCGCCGAGAACGTCAACCCGGAGCTGCCCACCGGCGAGGTCGAGATCGAGGTCTCCGAGGTCGAGGTGCTCGGCGAGGCCGGTCCGCTGCCCTTCACCATCAACGCCGAGGACGGGGTGAACGAGGAGCGCCGCCTGGAGTACCGCTTCCTCGATCTGCGCCGCGAGCGCATGCACCGCAACATCATGCTGCGCACCGCCGTGATCTCGGCGATCCGCCACAAGATGACGGCTCTGGGCTTCAACGAGATGGCGACCCCGATCCTCGCCGCGACCTCTCCCGAGGGCGCCCGCGACTTCGTCGTCCCCTCCCGCCTGAACCCGGGCAAGTTCTACGCGCTGCCGCAGGCCCCGCAGCAGTTCAAGCAGCTTCTGATGATCTCCGGCTTCGACCGGTACTTCCAGATCGCGCCCTGCTTCCGCGACGAGGACGCCCGCGCCGACCGTTCGCCGGGCGAGTTCTACCAGCTCGACGTCGAGATGAGCTTCGTCGAGCAGGAGGACGTCTTCCGTCCCATCGAGAAGCTGATGACGGATCTGTTCACGGAGTTCGGCGGCGGCCGCGAGGTCACCTCCCCGTTCCCGCGCATCCCGTTCCGCGAGTCGATGCTGAAGTACGGCAACGACAAGCCCGACCTGCGCGCCCAGCTCGAACTGGTCGACATCACCGACGTCTTCGCCGACTCCGGTTTCAAGGCGTTCGCCGGCAAGCACGTCCGCGCGCTGCCGGTGCCGGACACCGCCGGGCAGTCCCGCAAGTTCTTCGACGGCCTCGGTGACTACGCCGTCGAGCAGGGCGCCAAGGGCCTCGCCTGGGTCCGCGTCGGCGACGACGGCGCCCTGTCCGGCCCGATCGCCAAGTTCCTCACCGAGGACGACGTCGCGGTCCTCACCGAGCGCCTCGGCCTCAAGCCGGGCCACGCGGTCTTCTTCGGGGCCGGCGAGTTCGACGAGGTCTCCAAGATCATGTCGGCCGTCCGCGTGGAGGCCGCCAAGCGCTCCGGCCACTTCGAGGAGAACGTCTTCCGTTTCTGCTGGATCGTCGACTTCCCGATGTACGAGAAGGACGAGGAGACCGGCAGGATCGAGTTCTCCCACAACCCCTTCTCGATGCCCCAGGGCGGCATGGAGGACCTGGAGGAGAAGGACCCGCTCGACATCCTGGCGTGGCAGTACGACATCGTCTGCAACGGCATCGAGCTCTCCTCCGGCGCCATCCGGAACCACGAGCCCGAGGTCATGCTCAAGGCCTTCGAGATCGCCGGTTACGAGCGGGAGACCGTCGAGCGCGAGTTCGCGGGCATGCTCCGCGCCTTCCGTCTCGGCGCCCCGCCGCACGGCGGCATCGCCCCGGGCGTCGACCGCATCGTGATGCTCCTCGCCGACGAGCCCAACATCCGCGAGACCATCGCCTTCCCGCTCAACGGCAACGCCCAGGACCTGATGATGGGCGCCCCGACCGAGCTGGAGGAGTCCCGCCTGCGCGAGCTGAACATCCAGCTCCGCAAGCCGGTCGCCGACAAGGCCAAGGACAAGGACAAGTAG
- a CDS encoding GNAT family N-acetyltransferase yields MPVEMPIRTERLVLRPFRAEDTDALHAYQRREDVARYLYRPPLDREGCAKLIARSVESPEWGTTGADLWLAVCLRGQVIGETGLQLRSALAAQAEIGWVFAPEYAGHGYATEAARAVLAAAFGPLKVHRVYARLDADNKPSWRVCERLGMRREAYLVDSDVNPATGTWGSEYVYAMLAREFAG; encoded by the coding sequence GTGCCCGTGGAGATGCCGATACGGACCGAGCGGCTGGTGCTGCGGCCGTTCCGGGCGGAGGACACCGACGCGCTCCACGCCTACCAGCGGCGGGAGGACGTGGCGCGGTACCTGTACCGGCCGCCGCTGGACCGGGAGGGGTGCGCGAAGCTCATCGCGCGCAGCGTCGAGTCCCCGGAGTGGGGCACCACCGGGGCCGACCTGTGGCTCGCGGTCTGCCTGCGCGGGCAGGTGATCGGCGAGACGGGTCTCCAGCTCCGCTCCGCGCTCGCCGCGCAGGCGGAGATCGGCTGGGTCTTCGCGCCGGAGTACGCCGGCCACGGCTACGCCACCGAGGCGGCCCGGGCCGTCCTGGCGGCCGCCTTCGGCCCGCTCAAGGTGCACCGGGTCTACGCCCGGCTCGACGCCGACAACAAGCCCTCCTGGCGCGTCTGCGAACGGCTCGGCATGCGCCGCGAGGCGTACCTGGTCGACAGCGACGTCAACCCGGCCACCGGCACCTGGGGCAGCGAGTACGTGTACGCCATGCTGGCCAGGGAGTTCGCGGGCTGA